In the genome of Propionispora hippei DSM 15287, the window ACCGGCCAAATTAAAAATTGCTATCATCCCAAGGATGTCCATACATATATGAAAAATCTTACAACCTATCTTGCGGAAAGAAATGCGGTTATCGCAGGGGTGTTTGAATAACGAGGAGGAATTTTTTACATGTTGACAACAGGTCCGCGCGGTACAAAAGATATTTTGCCGGATTCCAGCGGGTATTGGCAATATATCGAAAAAACAGCGCGTGATGTATGCCGTTCTTTTGCGTATCAGGAAATCCGTACGCCGGTTTTTGAGCATACGGAGCTTTTTCTTCGCGGTATTGGTGAAACTACGGATATCGTGGAAAAGGAAATGTACACCTTTACCGACCGGGGGGGACGAAGCCTGACCTTGCGTCCCGAGAATACGGCGGCAACAGTCCGTTCCTTTCTGGAGAACAAGCTGTATGCCGGACCCTTGCCGGCTAAGTTGTTTTATATGGGACCTATGTTCCGGTATGACCGACCGCAGGCAGGGCGTTACCGCCAGTTTCATCAGTTTGGCATAGAGGCTTTGGGGGCCAAAGGGCCAGCGGTGGATGCGGAAATTATCATCTTGGCCGTAACCTTCTTTCAACGGCTGGGCCTTAATGATTTAAAACTGTATATTAACTCGGTAGGTTGTCCGGAATGCCGTCCTGTCTACCGTAGAAGACTGCAGGACTTTTTAGCGGATAAATTGCCGGAATTGTGTTCCGACTGTCAGTCGCGGTTTGACCGTAACCCGATGCGAATACTGGATTGCAAGAAGGAGACCTGCACTAAGCTGTCGGCCGGTGCGCCGGAAGTGATTGATTGCCTATGCGACGAATGCCGGGACCACTTTTCTCAGTTAAAAGTGCTGCTTACCGCAGCCGGTATTGATTATCAATTAAATCCGAGACTGGTGCGGGGTCTTGACTATTATACAAAAACCGCCTTTGAGATTCAGTATGCGCCGCTGGGAGCACAGAGCGCCGTATGCGGCGGTGGCCGTTATGACGGTCTGGTTGCCGAGTGCGGCGGACAGCCGACGCCGGGCATTGGCCTGGCTATTGGCCTGGAACGGGTTATGCTGGCCTTGGAAAAGCAAAACCTATTGCCGGCTACTACCGGCGATATCGATGTTTTTGTAGCACCCATGGGTAAAGACATGCAAAGTTATGCCTTCCGCCTGTTGTGCGATTTGCGGCAGGCCGGTCTCTATGCCGATATGGACTATATGGACAGAAGCATCAAGGCGCAACTGAAACATGCTAATAAGTATCCGGCCCGATATGTTGCGATTGTTGGCGAAACAGAAATGGCTGATGGCAAGGTAATGTTAAAAAATATGCACAGCGGCGAGCAGGAACTGGTTGCTGTGGCTGACGTTACAGGCAAGATTCAAAGAGAGACGGAGGAATAATGAAATGGATACGATGGTAGGATTGAAAAGGACTCATTCCTGTAATGATTTAAATAAGGCGATGAATGGCGAAGCGGTTGT includes:
- the hisS gene encoding histidine--tRNA ligase; protein product: MLTTGPRGTKDILPDSSGYWQYIEKTARDVCRSFAYQEIRTPVFEHTELFLRGIGETTDIVEKEMYTFTDRGGRSLTLRPENTAATVRSFLENKLYAGPLPAKLFYMGPMFRYDRPQAGRYRQFHQFGIEALGAKGPAVDAEIIILAVTFFQRLGLNDLKLYINSVGCPECRPVYRRRLQDFLADKLPELCSDCQSRFDRNPMRILDCKKETCTKLSAGAPEVIDCLCDECRDHFSQLKVLLTAAGIDYQLNPRLVRGLDYYTKTAFEIQYAPLGAQSAVCGGGRYDGLVAECGGQPTPGIGLAIGLERVMLALEKQNLLPATTGDIDVFVAPMGKDMQSYAFRLLCDLRQAGLYADMDYMDRSIKAQLKHANKYPARYVAIVGETEMADGKVMLKNMHSGEQELVAVADVTGKIQRETEE